Sequence from the Maledivibacter sp. genome:
AAAATACTATTGTATAGGGTGATGAGTAAAGCCTAAGCTGTCTTACACAGGTGTATCCTCCAGCAGCAAATACCGCCGATGATAGACCTACTAGGGCTGGTATAATGGTATAATCAAATTGCGGCTTTATTACAAAGCCAGCACCCAATAAGGCTATTAGCATCGCATAAATTTGATACTTGATAACATTTTCTTTCAAAAATAATAAAGAGAGCAATATAACAAAAAATGGTGACATTCTATTAAGTAAAGCTGCATCGGATAAAGGTAATTTAGATATTGCATAAAAGTTTGCAGCTACTCCTAACAATCCAAATACAGATCTCAAAGTTAGTAGCTTGATATTTGAACCTATAAGATTTTCTTTGTTTTTTATGAGAATAATACCTGTAATTATTACTCCCACAAGGTTTCTAAAAAATATTTTTTCGGCAATGGGAATGGATGGTATAGACTTAACCGCTGCCCCCATTACGGCGAAAAACAAGGAAGATAAAAGTAGACATATTATGCCTTTAGACTCTTGTTTCATATAAAACACCTCATTTTCTATATATACTAGTAATTATTATATGAAATTAATCATAATATTGATTATATATCATTACGAATAAATATAAACATTTATTAAGGAAATTTAAATATAAAAAGACAAATTATCAGTTGAGCA
This genomic interval carries:
- a CDS encoding DMT family transporter, with amino-acid sequence MKQESKGIICLLLSSLFFAVMGAAVKSIPSIPIAEKIFFRNLVGVIITGIILIKNKENLIGSNIKLLTLRSVFGLLGVAANFYAISKLPLSDAALLNRMSPFFVILLSLLFLKENVIKYQIYAMLIALLGAGFVIKPQFDYTIIPALVGLSSAVFAAGGYTCVRQLRLYSSPYTIVFFFCLFSTLSTIPFMLMGHFTYPSPRELVLLLLIGISATAAQIFMTTGYRFAPASRLAIYGYTNILFSAILAIILWSEFPDLLSITGGVLIILGGIINYIVINNENFNGRIKGSNDRNK